GGAACTTTCTCACCAAGATCATCGGCAAGACTGGCAATCGCTACCAATGGGTAGCGAAGGAGAGTGGAGAGTGATGGCCGAGGGTAAGTGGACAAACACCAGCATCTCCATGACACCAGAAATGCTCGATGACATCCGCAGGGAAGCCAAACAAAAAGGCTGCTCTGTATCTCACGTGATGCGCACAGGTTGGATGTATTACCAGCATTTTGGATATCCAGCCGTTATTGAATATGAACAGGACTCGTCCAGTCTCCATGCTGGTCTCGTGATCGGTGGTCTGATCGGTCTAACCCTTGGCTCCATATTCGGTCTCGTCGGTGGCTTCGTCTGGGGGTCATGTGGCTAACAAAATTCCAACACATCGCATGGTTCCAAATCGATACGAGCAAAGCCAACAACGTAAGGAAGACCGAGCTTTTTACTCGTCAGCGAGATGGCAGCGATGCCGAAAACGATACATACAACAGCAGCCTCTTTGCGAGTGTGGATGTGGTGAAATGGCAACCGAGGTCCATCACAAAATTGATCGCAAGGAACGACCAGATTTAGCCTTCGATTTTGACAATCTCGAAGCCATGACAAAGCCATGTCACTCCCGTATTACGAGGGAGCGACAACTCGAAAAGAAATCATCAAAGAAGGAGGAAGATGGCAACGTTTAGAAAGAACGAAAAAGACGAGATTGAATTCTTCGACATTGTTCCGAACACACCACAACCGTGTTCACTGGCGATCATAAGCCATTTACTGAGATATTCCGAAGAAGGCAAGCTTGCTCCATATCGAGTGGTGGTGACAACGACACCAGAAAATGAGCTTGTCAATAAACAGCATGTGAACATCATGTTCATCAAAGAAAAGGAGGGGGGCAATTGAATCTGAAAATTGGCGATGTGGTCAGATTGAAATCAGGCGGACCACAGATGACCGTTGACCACATCGAGAATGATGATGTGCATGTTGCTTGGTTCGACGGTCGAAAATGCAAGAGAGTTATTCTCACAGAAATTATGCTTTGCCTCGTCAACGAACAGGAGGACGAATGACAGAACTTGGATCACTTTCTATCAAATTTGATTACGATCCCAATGAGGCTCAATACTTCATAAATGCAGAAGAAAGAACGATCACCTTTCTCGTCAATGGTCAAGCCATTGTCTGTGAGTACCAAGGTACACCAGAACAGTTCTTGGCAATGCTTGACGACAAAATCGCAAATGAACTATCTGGCGATAAAGATGGATTCACGCTCAAAGAAATGAGCCCAGATACACCAACCAACATTCTTGAAATCCGTGTTGCCTTGGGAGAAATCGGTGAAGAGATCACCGACATCGAAGAAAGGATGGAGCGTGTTTGGAAACGCTTCGAGATTCCCGACGATCCTGACCACGTGAGGGACTTTGACGCAGAACTGTATAACATCGTCGGTGATGTGGAGAACATTGCACGCATGACATGCGAAATGTCAGCAAAGATCGAGAAACGAAGAAAACAATTGGAGGACCGTGAAGAAACCTAATGAAATCAACATCGGTGGAGTGGTCTACAAGATCACTTACACCAAGGACAGAGTAAAGACAGATTTGGACAAACGATCACAGTTGTGGGGGCAAATATGCTACCACACGAGGACGATTCGTGTTTTTGAGGGTGAGAACGATCACACACGGCAACCAATCGACCAGTTCCACGTTCTGCTACACGAGGTCATTCATGGCATCATTCGGCAACATGAATTCCTTGAGCATTGCATCAAGGACCGTGATTCAGAAGAAGTGATTGTCGATCAAATCGCTTCGGTTCTTTCCGACACCCTTGTCCGAAATGGTTGGTTCAACCTCGATGATTGGGATGGAACACCGAAGAAAGCGAGGGGCAAATGAGACACATGAATAAGGAGGGTGTTTGAACCATTTCTGGCAGCCCAAAAAATATGGAATGAGCGGCAACATTACGTTCAATGATATCGTTGGTTTGGAAGGCTCAATCGTTGAAGTCTTCGACCAATCCATTCCACAGGTGTTCTCCGATGTTCCGAGGAACCCACTGCATGAGAGCAGGCAGGAGGCAATCAATCATTGCCTAGCGTACCCAACACGAAGACCGACGAACGATCCAATAGAAGCGATATGTTACCGATCACGGCTGATGTCGAAGCAATTAGCACGGACACGTTTATCCATGGGAGGAATCACGATCAGGGACATCATCGGCGTATGAGATGACGCCCCTCTCCCCGTGCTGGGGGAGGTATGGGGGTCGATTTTCTACGGCCCTAGATGACCCAATACGCCGTGGTATGTGTAGTTTTTTCGTGCCGAATTGGGCTTAGGGGTTAACGCCCATGCAGTCTACAGAGCTTGTCATGAATCTCCTGTTCGAGTCTGCCATCACCCATGTTTCGAAGCTCGACTTCCTCACCCACATTGTTCTGGCTAATTGGGCGAGCCAACAAGGTTAGTTCTGCTACTCTAGCTTCCAGCATTGAATTGAGAGAACCCCGAATTGGATGCGTTGGAACTTTTGACTTCAATCTCACGTTCACCGTCAAGAGTTGCGTCGGCAAGATTACGGCATTCGGATTTCCAACCACGATTCCGCTTTCAAGCGAACCGTCGCTGTCGATTGGCTTCCAATTGCTGTGTTCGGAGATGTTCTTGACATGAATCCCCCAATGGGTCGCAATTTGGAATGTGACATTTCTGATAAACAACTGTAATGTCATTTCCACATAGTAGTTTGCTGTGTGGTCCTCAATTTTAGGAATGACGAACTGCCATCCTTCAATTCGAAGAACAGTGCGAGTGACTCGATTTCTCAGATTCTCAAGGTGGTAGTGTGGAGCTTGCTCAGATTTGTCTCCCTGCCGCCAGTAATAAACAAAGTGTTTGTCGTCGTAGTTCGTTTGATGGGGGGCGGTATCGCTTTTTTCGATGATCGCAACGAAAATCGGGTCTTGTGCTTTATCTCTACGATTGACCCTCACCACCTTAAACTGAATTAGATTCGGCATTACGGACTTCGACACAATGCCGTTAAGGTAGCTCTCCATCGCATCCATAGTTTTGAGAGAATCCCAGCCATCGATGTTGTAAGTATAGTCATAGCTTCTGTCGGGTTTCATCTCGGAACGAGACTTGATGACCTGCCCATTCTCCCTGTCAGTGAGCGTTTCCGAGACACCGAAAACAAGGTAGCCACCTTCTGTATTCGCAAATGCCGACACCTCACGTGACACCTTCGCCTTTAGTGCGTTTGCATTTTTTGAATACTCGCCTCTGGCTTTGTATTCCCAGTGGACGTTTTCCCCTATGGTTTGAATGTAATCCAGCAGAGACTCGGCATCTTCAAAATCGGTGATATTGAACGAAGGGTCAGGTTTTCTGTCAGGCATGGCGATTTAGCTTCTGTTCGTGGTACTACTTAGGAGCGACAACTACTTTGACATGAAGCCCGTCAGTTGTCTTTGAGAGGTCGTTTTCCATGCCTCTAGCATTATTGACGTAACCGCTCGGGTCATAGACGAAACAAATCAATGTCCTGTAGTCGGGATGTGAGCGGTATCGCTCGATGTCGATAATCAATTCTTCTCCCAGCTTCTTATCTGTTAGAGACTTCCGTGTCTTTTTGCATTCCACAACAATGCGTTCGGACTTGAGCAAGAAGTCTATTCGTGACGCTGCTCCTGCATGACTGGGTGTCCACTCTTCTGGTCGCACATCTTCAAAGTGGAGCAACAAGAGTGCATGAAGCAAATCTTGTACATCGTATTCGTCCTCGACATCGAGGGTAGCTCGGTTATTGTATCGCTTTCGCAATTGCCTACATACTGAATGAAATCGAAGACAAATCTCTGTAACTACTTCAACTGCATCGATACGAATCTTGGTGTTTGTCGCAGGAAGGCCGAATGTATCGATATTCCACTTCAGATTTTCGAGCATTCGTATTGCGGTAAGAACATGGTTCCGAAAATCCCGAACTTGGTGAATATGCTCAACCCATATTGGTGCATTCCGAAATTCAGGATTGATGCGACTCCATGTCTTAAAGGCAACGACTTGCTTTGACTCCGATCCAAATAGTTGGGTTACGACAAGATCACATTTGTGGGACCATGCATCTAGCCCAACTTTGCTCTTTTGGACTTCTTCGCCCTCTTGCATCAAATCGTCGAGCATCTGCTTGGCTTTTTCGGGAGTTGGACGATCCAAGAGCAAGTTCTCCATTACTTAGCGAAAGCGAGAGGCATTGCCATAGATAAAGGTATGGCAAAAGGCAGAATTCCCAAACCGAAACAAATCAACGACCTGAAGGGCGATACCCACAAAAGGAGACGGCATACCGTTGAGCCGAAGGCTCCTTCTGATCTGCCACAATGCCCCAGTTATCTCGGAGACATTGCTCAAAAGGAATGGGTTCACGTGACAACTCAACTCAAACAAATGGGGCTTTTGTCCACGGCTGATACGACCGCAATTGCCATGTATTGTGCCTCCTTCGAGAGATGGCAGCAAGCGTGCGAAACACGCAAGAAATGCGGGGATTTCATCAAAACCCCAAACGGGCACATGCAGCCGGGGCCATGGATGTCCCAAATTCGGCAGGCTGAAGATAGTTGCCGCAGATGGCTTATTGAATTCGGCCTTACACCGGCAGCCAGAAGCAGAATGGCAATTCCTAAAGAAGCAGCAAAGAGTTCTGTTCTTTCGTTTGCCAAAAAGAAATCTGCATAACTAGATAAGATTGTCCTGTAAGTACCGTGGAAAGCTCTTGCTGGATAGCCTAACGACACCTCAAGCAACTTTGCTTGAGGTGTTTTTTGTTGCCGTCGTCCTAGATACACACGATGGCAAAACGAAGAAAACTAGTTCCGAAACAATACATCGTCACCGATGCAGACCGCAAGGCAATCAAAGAAGGTTGCTGGTTCGACCAAGATGCAGCAGATCATGTCTGCGACTTCATTGAGACATTCTGCGTATACACAAAAAACTTCGATGATGAACTCGTCGGCCATCTAGTTGTATTGCTGCCTTGGCAACGTTGGTTTCTCTCCATGTTGTTTGGATGGAAACGCAAAGATGGAAGACGAAGGTTTCGGGCGGCTTCAGTGTGGATTCCTAAGAAGAATGGAAAGACCACGCTTTGTGCTTGGGTAATTCTTTACCTTTTATGTGCAGATGGTGAACCGGCAGCAGAGGTCTATTCTGCCGCAAATTCGCAGGTACAAGCACGTGAAATTTGGAAGGAATGCAAACACATCATCGATGACTCCCCAGAATTGGCGGAAGTTCTGGAACATGCCAAGTCAACAAGCCGTGTTACATACGAAGCAACACGTTCCTTCTATGCCGCAATCTCTAGCTCCCCAAAAACCGCAGAAGGCTTAAACGCTTCTGGTGTCGTCGTCGATGAAGTTCATCGATTCGACAAACCAAGAGATGAAGACTTCTTCAATGCCCTTAGATGGTCTGGCAAAGCAAGAAAGAATCCCCTCTTCATCACGATTAGCACGGCTGGCGTGTTCGATCCCCAATCAACCGGTTGGAAACTTTATAAAGTCGCCAAGGACATTCTCCAAGGCATCAACACGCAGACCGACATCCTGCCGCTTGTGTATGAGGGAGACCCAGACGACAACTGGCACACGACCACACCAGATGGAAAACCTAACAAGGACTGTGAGAAGGTTTGGAAGAAATCGAATCCTTCATTGGGGATCGCAATCGACATCGATGATTTTAGAAGTGATGTCGAAGCCATCGAACAAAACCCAAGCCAACTATCTGCATTCTTACGGTACAACTTCAATCTGTGGCAATCTTCGTCCATGTCTTGGATCACCGATGACCGGTGGATGACCTGCCAAGGCTCGACCAATCTCTCGCAAGAACAAATTGATTCCATGCGATGGACCGCTGGTCTGGATATGGCTCGCACTATCGACCTTACAGCATTTGTTCTCGTCGGTCGTGATGACGAGAACGACAAGACTTATGTAATTTGTTTCTTTTGGTGTAGCAAGGAGCAGGCATCATTGCGACAGAAACGAGACCAAGTGAACTACGAGACTTGGGCAAACGCTGGATTAATAAGAACCCACGAGGGTGAGGTCATCGATTACAACAAGGTTCGTGCAGACATCTTGAAAATATGCGAGACCTACCCTGTCGAGAAAATCGCCATTGACCGATTCACGGCAAACGCCACCGCTCAACAATTACAGGACGACGGTTTACCGGTGGTCTTCTATGGCCAAGGCTTTAAAGACATGTCTCCTGCCGTTTCCGAGGTCGAGCGTCTGATCTTCTCCAAGGAACTTGTTCACGACAACGCAGTTCTTCGTTGGATGATGTCGAATGTGGAGATAGTCACCGACGATGCAGGAAACGTGAAATGCTCTCGTAAACGATCACGAGAGAAGATCGATGGTGTTATTTCTCTTTGTATGGCGGTAGGTGTGGGAATGGAGCCGGAAAAGAAAAGGTCGGTCTATGAGGACCGGGATATTTTCGTGGTGTGAACATACATAAGGCATGTTCAACATCTTTAATTGGTTCCGCACAGCTACAGAAAAACCGCAGCAATACAGCGATTTCGGCGAACGTTTGGCAAATGTTGGAGGTAGCGTTTCCGTTACCGAAAAAACGGCCATCAATCAGGTCAATGTTTTTGCATGTATTCGAGCAATTTCCGAGACGATGGCAACCTTACCATTCCCTGTCTACAGTCGCTTGGAGAATGGTGGCAAGGATCGTCTGCGAGATCATCCGGTTAATCGGATTCTCAATCTCACGTATGACGGAGAGGGTGATTCCATTGTCTGGCGTGATGCCATGATTGGCCATGTTCTCGGATGGGGAAACGGTTATAGCGAGATCGAGTTTACTCGTGGTGGCGAGGCTTTAGCTGTTCATCTTGTGCCGCCAAATAAAGTAAAGCCAGAACGAACCAAAGCTGGGAAAATCCAATACAAAGTCGAAGACTCTTTTGTGCCTATTCCTGCATCGAAAATGCTCCACATTGCAGGACTTGGTTTTGACGGCGTTCGGGGTTACTCGCCTATCAAGATCGGCAAATCAGCCATCACTCTTGCAATGAATGCTGAGCAATTCGGTTCTACATGGTTCTCAAATGGCTCACGTGGTCAAGCTGTCTTGCGACACACAGAAACCCTAAGTACCGAAGCACAGGCTAGATTAAGAAATAACATTGAACATATCCACCAAGGACCAGAGAACGCTCACCGGTTGTTGATCCTTGAAGAAGGCATGAGCCTAGAACAACTTGGTGTTCCACCAGAGGACGCTCAATTTCTCGGAACACGACTATTTCAACTCCAAGAAATCTGTCGTCTCTATCGAATCTCTCCCGTTGTCGTACAAGAACTATCACGTTCAACATTCAGTAACAATGAACAAGAGATGATCTCTTTCGTGGTCCATACATTACGCCCATGGTGTAGACGATTCGAGAACCAAGTTAACAGAAAGATGTTCTCCGAATCGGAACAAAAACATCTATTCGCTGAACATCTAATTGATGGGTTGCTTCGTGGTGATCGCTCCACACGTGATGCTTCCTATGCAGTTGGTCGTCAATGGGGCTGGTATTCGGCAGATGATGTCTTGGAATTGGAAAACAGAAACCCACTTCCTGACGGACAGGGAAAACAATATCTCGTACCCGGAAACATGATCGATGCCGCTTCATTCGTTAAGAAGACTGAAGAGGAACCAACACCACCGGCACCAGTGGAGGAACCGCAGGACGATTCCCAAGAAGAACCACAACACGGGGAATCGACCGACGATACGACTGACAACACCGAAGCCGCACAAGCTTCCTTGGATTGTGTGAGAGACAACATCGACAGAATGCTTCGTCGTGAGGTGGAATCCATGCGGAAGGCATCACGCAAACCCAACGAATTTCTCAACTTGATGGATGCGTTTTATCAGAACCATCATCTCATGGTTTTCAGGGCCGTCATGCCGTCGCTAACCGCTCTAAATGCCGTGACGGGTCAAACATATAGCATCCATGATCTGACGGCCCAAATCGTTGATACGGGCCAAAATGAACTATTGGATTTGAGCGGTACGGTCGAAGCCGATGAATTGCCCGAAGCCGTGGAACAATGGGCCGAATTGAGGCTGGGAAAAGCCAATGAAATCATAGCCCAACTGGCTACATAGAGGCATGAACAATATAGAACACTTCTTCTCAACGACCGAACTCACCACAGAAGCTAAGGACAATTCACCGGGTACGATCTCGGGTTATTTCCACAAGTGGAACACACTGTCTCATGATCGTGGTGGCTATCGTGTGGTGTTTCGCAAAGGATCATTCTCCAACATCACCGATGGCGATATCAAAGCGTACCGAGATCACGATTACAACATTTATCTCGGGAGAACAGCGAACACCACGCTTCGCTTATCCGAGGACGATGTAGGTACTCCTTTTTCCTTGGACCTTCCCGACACGACCCATGGCCGTGATACCGCTGCATTGATCGAGCGGGAAGATATCGTGGGAATGTCCTT
This genomic stretch from Blastopirellula marina harbors:
- a CDS encoding terminase large subunit, translated to MAKRRKLVPKQYIVTDADRKAIKEGCWFDQDAADHVCDFIETFCVYTKNFDDELVGHLVVLLPWQRWFLSMLFGWKRKDGRRRFRAASVWIPKKNGKTTLCAWVILYLLCADGEPAAEVYSAANSQVQAREIWKECKHIIDDSPELAEVLEHAKSTSRVTYEATRSFYAAISSSPKTAEGLNASGVVVDEVHRFDKPRDEDFFNALRWSGKARKNPLFITISTAGVFDPQSTGWKLYKVAKDILQGINTQTDILPLVYEGDPDDNWHTTTPDGKPNKDCEKVWKKSNPSLGIAIDIDDFRSDVEAIEQNPSQLSAFLRYNFNLWQSSSMSWITDDRWMTCQGSTNLSQEQIDSMRWTAGLDMARTIDLTAFVLVGRDDENDKTYVICFFWCSKEQASLRQKRDQVNYETWANAGLIRTHEGEVIDYNKVRADILKICETYPVEKIAIDRFTANATAQQLQDDGLPVVFYGQGFKDMSPAVSEVERLIFSKELVHDNAVLRWMMSNVEIVTDDAGNVKCSRKRSREKIDGVISLCMAVGVGMEPEKKRSVYEDRDIFVV
- a CDS encoding phage portal protein; translated protein: MFNIFNWFRTATEKPQQYSDFGERLANVGGSVSVTEKTAINQVNVFACIRAISETMATLPFPVYSRLENGGKDRLRDHPVNRILNLTYDGEGDSIVWRDAMIGHVLGWGNGYSEIEFTRGGEALAVHLVPPNKVKPERTKAGKIQYKVEDSFVPIPASKMLHIAGLGFDGVRGYSPIKIGKSAITLAMNAEQFGSTWFSNGSRGQAVLRHTETLSTEAQARLRNNIEHIHQGPENAHRLLILEEGMSLEQLGVPPEDAQFLGTRLFQLQEICRLYRISPVVVQELSRSTFSNNEQEMISFVVHTLRPWCRRFENQVNRKMFSESEQKHLFAEHLIDGLLRGDRSTRDASYAVGRQWGWYSADDVLELENRNPLPDGQGKQYLVPGNMIDAASFVKKTEEEPTPPAPVEEPQDDSQEEPQHGESTDDTTDNTEAAQASLDCVRDNIDRMLRREVESMRKASRKPNEFLNLMDAFYQNHHLMVFRAVMPSLTALNAVTGQTYSIHDLTAQIVDTGQNELLDLSGTVEADELPEAVEQWAELRLGKANEIIAQLAT
- a CDS encoding phage terminase small subunit P27 family is translated as MAKGRIPKPKQINDLKGDTHKRRRHTVEPKAPSDLPQCPSYLGDIAQKEWVHVTTQLKQMGLLSTADTTAIAMYCASFERWQQACETRKKCGDFIKTPNGHMQPGPWMSQIRQAEDSCRRWLIEFGLTPAARSRMAIPKEAAKSSVLSFAKKKSA
- a CDS encoding HK97 family phage prohead protease; this encodes MNNIEHFFSTTELTTEAKDNSPGTISGYFHKWNTLSHDRGGYRVVFRKGSFSNITDGDIKAYRDHDYNIYLGRTANTTLRLSEDDVGTPFSLDLPDTTHGRDTAALIEREDIVGMSFGYVPDKYRWKRETQGPVQEHFSGTLVEVSLVFSPAFPNTNVQKNHLYSLNEPNPEFLESLQEFLGTPNRNFAFRTLQLMKISQHNTK
- a CDS encoding HNH endonuclease signature motif containing protein, which produces MVPNRYEQSQQRKEDRAFYSSARWQRCRKRYIQQQPLCECGCGEMATEVHHKIDRKERPDLAFDFDNLEAMTKPCHSRITRERQLEKKSSKKEEDGNV
- a CDS encoding DUF2158 domain-containing protein, which translates into the protein MVRLKSGGPQMTVDHIENDDVHVAWFDGRKCKRVILTEIMLCLVNEQEDE
- a CDS encoding helix-turn-helix domain-containing protein: MPDRKPDPSFNITDFEDAESLLDYIQTIGENVHWEYKARGEYSKNANALKAKVSREVSAFANTEGGYLVFGVSETLTDRENGQVIKSRSEMKPDRSYDYTYNIDGWDSLKTMDAMESYLNGIVSKSVMPNLIQFKVVRVNRRDKAQDPIFVAIIEKSDTAPHQTNYDDKHFVYYWRQGDKSEQAPHYHLENLRNRVTRTVLRIEGWQFVIPKIEDHTANYYVEMTLQLFIRNVTFQIATHWGIHVKNISEHSNWKPIDSDGSLESGIVVGNPNAVILPTQLLTVNVRLKSKVPTHPIRGSLNSMLEARVAELTLLARPISQNNVGEEVELRNMGDGRLEQEIHDKLCRLHGR